Within Treponema primitia ZAS-1, the genomic segment TGATCATGGTGGAAAGGGGCGCATTGGTTCCCCAGAAAAGGGGGGATTGGGTACGATTGTTCATTTTTTCTCCCTCAGGATGGCTTCTCCCGCTGCCAGACGATTGATATAAGCATGAAGAACCCCCTGGGGCAGCCGGTCCAGGATCTGGGCGGAATGGGCGCCCAGGGGTATGGGTTGCCCCATCTCGCCCCAGGGGGAAACAAAAATCACGTAGGGAGCCAGAAGCCCCTCCGCCATAATGGAAAAGACCACTGCCTTCTCTGCACTGTTGTACAGGGAATACCAGCTTCCCAATTGGGCAGCCTTCCCCGCTTTCCACCGGGGTATCGATTTATCCGCCGTAAAGGGCGCCTCCAGCTGCCGACCCTCCTCCATATTGCGGAGGGTACTATTGATATTCCGAATGATAATCCTTGTCCGCACCGGGCGGGTAAGGAACCAGGTAAGGCCGGCGATAAGAAACAATCCGGCAATCCACCCCAGAAAGATCCCCAGTCCCTTAAGTTTTCCGGAGACCAACTTGGAATTAAGGCTGAACATCGACACCTCCACGGGAAACTTCGTTGGAAGTACCGGTATAGAAAATCCGGGTTTCAAAGTAACGAAATAAGGGCACCAGGGCATTGAGCAGAACAACCGCAAAGAAGGCGCCATAGGGTTCAAAGCCCCAGTAACGGAATACAAAACTGAGGACGCCCCCCAGAATAGTGATGATTAACACGCCGATACGGGACTTCGGCCCCGTTGAAGGATCCGCAGCCAGGATGAAAGCCGCCACCAGGGTACCCCCGGAAAGAAGGCCAAAGAGCATATCCCCACCGCCTAAAACTCCCCCAACGGGAAAGGCGCCGAAGGCCCTGACGAGGAGGCAATAGACTCCAAGATAGGAGATGGGTATCCAGGAACGACTTATCCGGCAGGCGGTAATGATAATCGTGCCCAAAAGGAGGGCTAAAAGTCCCCGTTCCGCGATAATCCCCGGCCCGGAATAAACCAGAAGATCGATATATCCCCCGGGCAATTCAGAAGAGGTGAGGGAAAAAATTGTTTTGTTAAGTAGGGAGGTCCAAAATATATCCAGGGGTTCTTGCTCGAAAATTACAGGGGCCAGGGTTCCCGGCAAAGCAAGGGAAGAATCCTTCAGGGCATCGGCGAAAGCCCCGGGCCAACCGAAGCGGATAAAGAGCCATGCCCCTAAGGCAGGATTAACCCAGTTGCATCCCAGACCGCCGAAGCTGTGTTTAATCACCGCCATGGCGAACATGGAACCCAGAAAGGCCAGAAGCGGGTGAATCTGATTGGGCAGGAGAAGGGTCAAAATCAAGGCCGAGGCAACGGCGCTGCCGTCCCGGTACACCCCAGTCAGACCTGTTTCCCTGCTGCCTCCATGGAGGATAAAACGCCTCAGGGCTATGTTGTCGATTAGCAATTCGGTGAGCAATGCCCCGGCCACCGCTGCAAGGGCAACGAACAGGGAAGCAAAGGAATCGGTCATCGAGGATTGCAGAATTGCCAACCCCGCACAAACACTCACCATCCACATCCGGGTCGAACTTGAACAGGCCAGGTTTACCTGGGGTTTTTGAAAAAGTACCCGCTGGGGAGACGGCCCATGGGATCTGATAGTATTATTCACCGGCAAACTTGGACTCCCCTCGCGCATAGTTGGTAATAACCGTACTCAACGGCAGCCGGGAAGGACAAAACACCTCGCAGCAACCGCATCCGTGGCAGCGGCCCGCCATGACCGGACCGTAGCCCTCCATTGCCGCATCGGAAGAATTATTTTCTGCGGCTTTAAAGAGCTCCTCCGGATCCAGCCCCACGGGACATACAGCACGGCATTCTCCGCAGCTGATACAGTGCCGGACCTTACCGTCCCCGGGCTGATCTTCCAGAAGGGCAAAAACCGCATAGGTAGTTTTTATAACCGGTTCATCCAGATCCTGCACCATACGGCCCAGGATGGGAGAACCGGTGGCTATTCGTTTTGGCGTACCGGTAAACCCACCGCATTCTTCAAAAAGATCCCCTATCCGGGCGCCGATCCGTACCTTCATTACCTGAGGTTTTTGTACTGCGGAACCGCCGATCGCCACATACCGGTCCAGAATCGGATGCCGCATCTTTACCGCATCGTGGATTGCCGCCAGAGTGGCAGGCCCCAAAAGCAGGATATTTCCCAAATCAAGGGATTCCCTTTTGGCATAGATCCGCAGGACCAGTTCCAGTTCCCGCCGGTTCCGCTGGGGGTAGCGGGAACCTACTATTGCAACCGAGGCGGGGATATCAAAGGCCGAAGCTTCCGCGAGGAAAAGATCCCCCAGTTTTTGTTCTTTTGCAGAAACTGCATAAACGATACGTTCAGCCAGAGCGGCGCGGGCGGCAATAACGCTCCCCTCCACCACCGCTTTAAGCCGTTCCCGGCAGAGCACATAATCCGCCGCAAGCCAGGGATCGTCAAAAACACAACGAACCACCAGCGTACGGGGGCCCCCTCCTTGGCCTGAAAGGAGGCAATCAGTTCCGATGCCGGAAGGCCGGAGCTTTCCATGGCAACTACCCCGTATTCCGAAATAAGCGCTTGAAGCGCCGTGGAGGTAAGTCCTTTCCAGGGAAAGATTTCCTCCCGGTGGCCCAGCTTATCAAAAGCCCCCTCCAGGCGTATCACCAGGGCATCGTTGGTATGCCCTTCGATCATCTTCCAGGAAACGGTACGTATCACTTTCCCGGGTACCGCAGCGTGGATATTCGCCGAACCCGGGTCCAGGGCCCGCCCTATGAGCATCCCCTCTTTTACCGAATCCCCTACGGAAACCACGGGCAAGGCCCTGCTCCCCGTATGATGGACCAGGGGGAAAATCGAAAGGGCCGGTAAAAAGGCGGTGACACAGGTATCCCGGGAAGGCGCCGAGGGGTCTTCAAACTGTATCCCCCCGCGGGGAAATGTATATACTTTGGTCTTTGTTAACATCTGTCCCTTTCATGCCGTGAATTATGCGGCGATTTGTTTATTCATATACATAGAAAATATTCCCCTCATTCTATGTCCCCGTTTGTCTTTGAAGATTAGGGGAATACACAGACTGAAGGCAATTAATAGGCAAATAAGTCCCCCCGAATGGGGTGGAACGAAACCTGAATCAGTATAAGCGTAATTGGTAAGAAAATCTATCAGCCCTTCCAGAGGGAAAGGGGGGATCTCCATAGGATCTTCGAATACAATTTCCCCGGAATTATTACTGTCGATGAGCCCGTCTTCGGCCAGGGAGTACCGCAGATAGCCTTGGGATGGCTCTCCCAGGGGCATAAACGAAAAAATCCGCTGAAATTCGACATGCTCCCGGTACCTTGCTGCGGTCGGAGCCTCCGGACCCTTCCACCCGGTCCATACCCGGGACGCCGCGGGGGAGGAATTACCGGTGGAATTCCCGGTAAAAAACATAGGCAGGAAGAGGAGAACCAGAGCAGCCAGGGTAAAGGGAAACATGATTCGGGAATACCGGGAAGGACGCCGGGCAATACCGGTTATCTGTACCGGCAGAAAACGGATATGCCCCTGGTGAGCCTCCCGATAGGCTTCAGCCCAGAGGGAGAGGCAGAGGATGGCCAGGAAAAAGAGCAATCCCATAATGACGCTTAGCGGGGGAAGGGCCCCAAGAACCGCGATAAACCCCAGGGCAATAAGAAACAGGGCTGATAGTATCCAGGTTCCCCTGGAAGCCAGGGTTCCAAGGGCGGGCTTGCCATAACGCCGGGAAACAAAATATTCCCGTACCGGTTCCCGGAGGAGCCGGGAAAGGCCGGCCAGAACCGCCATCAGGGCAAAACCCGGAACACCCAGCCCCGCCAGAACCGCCCAGAGGGGGAGAAAAAGGGCCGTAAACAGGAGATCTTCGGAAAAAAGAAGGGCAAAGGCTGCGGCGGCAATAAAAAGTATACCGGGCAACAAAACAGACCTGGGAGGCGTCAGGACTGATAGCGAAAAGGGAATATCCCCCAGAGCAGCCTTGATCCGCCCCTCAAGATCCCCAAAATTTCCCCTAAGGGAGATAAAAAGCCGCCGATCCCCCTGGAAAACAAAGAAGGAACGGAGCTGTTCCGCATAACCGTCATTCCGAAGATCAAAGGGCTCGACCCTGTCCGGATAGATATCCAGGGGAATCCTTTCCAATTCCCCAAAATCATCCAGAAATACCCATTGGGAGGACTCCCCGATAAGGTTTTTAACCCCACCTTGGGTCAAAAGTTCCTGAATAAGCCTATCGGGATAGGAATCATCAAGGGTCAACACGGCATATCCGTCCCCCTGGACACCATTCTTTAGACTGGGAGGAGAATTCCCCCGAGCCTGGGGGCCGTAGCAGAGGAGGAACAGCAAGGCGCCGGATACCAAGGATGCGAGTATTGAAATAAACAGAGATTTTAAAAAGGGCATAGACTAAGAAACCCTACAGATATGCATACGCCGCTGCTATAAATATGCCCAGGAGGGCCCCAATTACCACTTCCAGGGGAGCATGCCCCTGCACTTCCTTTACCGGATGATACTCAAGGCCCATCCGTTCTCCCATGGTCCGCCCCAGGGAGTTGAGGGATTTAGCCTGTATCCCCGACGAACGGCGAACCCCCATGGCATCCCTCATTATTATGAGGGATATGAAAAAAGCAACCGCAAATAAATTAGATTGCAGCCCCTCGTTCAGACCAACCGAAGTCGTCATAGCCGAAACCAAAGCCGCATGGCTTGAGGGCATTCCGCCGGTACGCCAGGCAATGGTTGCCAGAATCTCCCTGCCATTTCTCCGGTTTGTCTTCAGGAGCATTATCGCCGCTTTGACCACCTGGGCAAGAAACCAACTGGTAATCGCCGATAAAACTATTGGATTTTCGACAAAAGCCTTGAATGAGTCTGATCGAATCAACCTTGCCATGAACATTATTAGTTAACCATTGCCTAGGTTTGGATAAAAGTCAAGGGCGCCCTGTACCGGTTCTTGAAATGACGCCGATAAACCAGGGCCCTGGTTTCTCCTGCGGCCTTAACGTCCGGACCAATACGCTTCTGCCCAGCGCAGTTCATCCCTCAGCCGATCAGGTTTTGTGTCCCGATCTATAAGCACAAATTCAATGTCCATCATTTCTGCCCAGTCACGGAAATATTCTGCATCAAGCGCACTAGCATATACCGAGTGATGGGTACCGCCCGCCAGTATCCATGATTCCCCTGCACCGGCCAATGAAGGATAGGGTTTCCACAGGGCGCGGGCCACCGGGAGTTTCGGCATTGGCTGTTCAATCTTGATGGTCTCCACTGCGTTCACAATCATCCTGAACCGGTCCCCAAGGTCGATAATGGTGGCAAGCACCGCAGGACCGGGAGCCGCGTCAAAAACCATGCGAGCCGGCGGGGCCTTACCGCCTATCCCTAAGGGATGTACCTCAATACGGGGCTTTTTATCCGCAATTGAGGGGCACACTTCCAGCATATGCGCCCCAAGGGCCGCTTCTTTTCCCGGCTCAAAATGATAGGTATAGTCTTCCATAAAGGAAACGCCGCCGTTTAGGCCCGCCGCCATAATCTTTGCCGAGCGGAGCAGCATGGATTGTTTCCAGTCCCCTTCACCGCCAAACCCATAGCCCTGTTCCATAAGCCGCTGCGCCGCAAGGCCCGGAAGCTGGGTAAGGCCGTGAAGAACCTGGAAATTCGTGGTAAAAGCTCCGGCCCCTTCGGCTTCCAGCATCCCCTTAAGGGCTATTTCTATTTTTGCCTGTTCCAGCATTGCCGTTCTGGCCGGACCGGGGCTGCGCAGTTCCGGTGCAAGCTCGTAGGAAGCCTCGTATTCCTGCGCCAATTTTTCCACCGCAGCATCACTAACTTTGTTATACCGTGCGACAAGATCCCCGATGCCCCAGGTGTTTACCTGCCAGCCGAATTTTACCTGGGCTTCCACCTTATCGCCTTCGGTAACGGCTACTTCCCGCATATTATCCCCAAGCCGCAGCACCACAGAATTACTGCCCTCAAGGCGGGCCGAAGCGGCGCGCATCCACACGCCGATTTTGCGCCGCACTTCCTTGTCCTGCCAAAACCCGGCGACCACTTTGCGGTTGATCCGCATACGGGCATAAATGTGCCCATGCTCGCGGTCGCCGTGGGCTGATTGGTTCAGGTTCATAAAATCCATGTCAATGGTAGACCAGGGAATATCCCGGTTGAACTGGGTATGCAGATGAAGAATTGGTTTGCTGTTTATCGCAAGCCCCTGGATCCACATCTTTGACGGGGAGAAGGTGTGCATCCAGGTGATGATTCCCGCACAGTTTTCCGCGGCATTTGCCTCGGCAAATAGTTTTTTGATTACCCCGGGGTTTATAGCGATTGGTTTCAAGATCAGCGTGCCCGGTAACAGCGGGTCCTTTGCAAGCTCATTCGCCATAACTGCGGCGTTAGCCGCAACCTGTTTAAGGGTTTCTTCTCCGTAAAGATCCTGACTGCCTACGATAAACCAGAATTCAAATTTTTTAAGATCGACCATATGCTACTCCTCATTGTAAATATTCTCCGATTGTTTCATTGACACGTCTAATCCTGTCACACAATCCTCTTAGCACGCAAAACGAAGTAAATGAAACGATTTTGGCGGCAGCGATACCTGTGGCGTACCCGTACTATCCCGCGGCACGTCGACCGCCGATGGCTTCACCGTTTCCGGCGCGGCAAAGGTATTCACGGCGTCCGGGTTACCCTGCATAGTCACGTGTTCTATCCAACGCACTACGCCGAACGAACGCATATCAAACTCAATCTCCTGCGTTTTATCGGCGATATTCACGCATATAACCGCGACTTCATTACGTTCCGCATTATGCGTTACCGCACAGGCAATGCTCGGCACCGCGCCATAGGCAGCGCTTTCGATAGTAGGAATCTTCGCCAAAGGCTTGAGCACCGTTCCGGTACAGTATTTCGCCGCAAGTGAAAACGGATAAAACGTTGTCTGCCGAATCGCCTTGCCGCCTTTTTCAGTAATTATCGGGGCAATAACATTAACCATCTGGGCCAAACAGGCGATACGCACGCGATCCGAATTGTTAATAAGGGTGCAAAGGAGACCGGCAAATGCAAGCGCATCGAGCAGCGAATAATGATCTTCGAGGATATGCGGCGCTATCTCCCATTGCTTAAGCTGTGTCTTCGCTTGATACCAAATATTCCATTCATCAAAGGACAACATCATGGTCTTCTTCGAACGCTTTACTGCCTTTACATAATCAGCGGTCGCCGCAATCGTTTTTATAAACGTGTCCATCTCGTAAAACGAAGCGAGAAAATCTACCTCATTACCAAAATTTTCGTAGTAGCGGTGCAGGGATAAAAAGTCAACCTTGTCATAGGCGTGTTCCAGCACGATTCTATCCCACTCAGGATAGGTGGGCAGCAGGGTTGTCGCGCTGCCGCACAGTGTCAACTCAATAGACGGATCGGCCCATTTCATAATTTTTGCAGCTTCCAATGCCTTCTTGCCATAATCCACCGCGTCCAAATGGCAGGTTTGCCACGGGCCATCCATCTCATTACCGAGGCACCACAACTTGATATTGTGCGGATCCTTGTGTCCATTTTGTATGCGAAGATCGGAATAATAGGTGCCGCCTGGGAAATTGGCATATTCCACCGTATATCCCGCATTCTGCGGCGTGCCGGTGCCAAGGTTCACCGC encodes:
- a CDS encoding RnfABCDGE type electron transport complex subunit D, yielding MNNTIRSHGPSPQRVLFQKPQVNLACSSSTRMWMVSVCAGLAILQSSMTDSFASLFVALAAVAGALLTELLIDNIALRRFILHGGSRETGLTGVYRDGSAVASALILTLLLPNQIHPLLAFLGSMFAMAVIKHSFGGLGCNWVNPALGAWLFIRFGWPGAFADALKDSSLALPGTLAPVIFEQEPLDIFWTSLLNKTIFSLTSSELPGGYIDLLVYSGPGIIAERGLLALLLGTIIITACRISRSWIPISYLGVYCLLVRAFGAFPVGGVLGGGDMLFGLLSGGTLVAAFILAADPSTGPKSRIGVLIITILGGVLSFVFRYWGFEPYGAFFAVVLLNALVPLFRYFETRIFYTGTSNEVSRGGVDVQP
- a CDS encoding 4Fe-4S dicluster domain-containing protein, which gives rise to MRHPILDRYVAIGGSAVQKPQVMKVRIGARIGDLFEECGGFTGTPKRIATGSPILGRMVQDLDEPVIKTTYAVFALLEDQPGDGKVRHCISCGECRAVCPVGLDPEELFKAAENNSSDAAMEGYGPVMAGRCHGCGCCEVFCPSRLPLSTVITNYARGESKFAGE
- a CDS encoding divergent PAP2 family protein, coding for MARLIRSDSFKAFVENPIVLSAITSWFLAQVVKAAIMLLKTNRRNGREILATIAWRTGGMPSSHAALVSAMTTSVGLNEGLQSNLFAVAFFISLIIMRDAMGVRRSSGIQAKSLNSLGRTMGERMGLEYHPVKEVQGHAPLEVVIGALLGIFIAAAYAYL
- the araA gene encoding L-arabinose isomerase — translated: MVDLKKFEFWFIVGSQDLYGEETLKQVAANAAVMANELAKDPLLPGTLILKPIAINPGVIKKLFAEANAAENCAGIITWMHTFSPSKMWIQGLAINSKPILHLHTQFNRDIPWSTIDMDFMNLNQSAHGDREHGHIYARMRINRKVVAGFWQDKEVRRKIGVWMRAASARLEGSNSVVLRLGDNMREVAVTEGDKVEAQVKFGWQVNTWGIGDLVARYNKVSDAAVEKLAQEYEASYELAPELRSPGPARTAMLEQAKIEIALKGMLEAEGAGAFTTNFQVLHGLTQLPGLAAQRLMEQGYGFGGEGDWKQSMLLRSAKIMAAGLNGGVSFMEDYTYHFEPGKEAALGAHMLEVCPSIADKKPRIEVHPLGIGGKAPPARMVFDAAPGPAVLATIIDLGDRFRMIVNAVETIKIEQPMPKLPVARALWKPYPSLAGAGESWILAGGTHHSVYASALDAEYFRDWAEMMDIEFVLIDRDTKPDRLRDELRWAEAYWSGR
- a CDS encoding alpha-N-arabinofuranosidase — protein: MGDKLTILLDKNYTIADVGSRLYSTFVEHLGRCVYEGIYEPGHPSADSKGFREDVRTLVKELHFGALRYPGGNFVSGYDWLDGIGPREKRPRRLDYAWSSIETNEIGIDEFCDYAKSVGSEVMYAVNLGTGTPQNAGYTVEYANFPGGTYYSDLRIQNGHKDPHNIKLWCLGNEMDGPWQTCHLDAVDYGKKALEAAKIMKWADPSIELTLCGSATTLLPTYPEWDRIVLEHAYDKVDFLSLHRYYENFGNEVDFLASFYEMDTFIKTIAATADYVKAVKRSKKTMMLSFDEWNIWYQAKTQLKQWEIAPHILEDHYSLLDALAFAGLLCTLINNSDRVRIACLAQMVNVIAPIITEKGGKAIRQTTFYPFSLAAKYCTGTVLKPLAKIPTIESAAYGAVPSIACAVTHNAERNEVAVICVNIADKTQEIEFDMRSFGVVRWIEHVTMQGNPDAVNTFAAPETVKPSAVDVPRDSTGTPQVSLPPKSFHLLRFAC